AGACTCGGCAGCGGCGCGTAGACGGTGAACTCGCCGCCGCCGCCGAAACTGGGTGAGCGGTTCTGGTAGTAGCGCAAAAAGGTGGTGCCCAGCACGTTGTCGCTGAAGGCGAACGGCAGATCGGCCTTGAAGGTGCGCCCGTCCACGGCGTCGTTGGTGTAACTCAGCTTGGGCTGGCGCGACGGCTCGTTGAGCGGCAGCGCCACGATGGGCAGGTACAGCACCGGCACGCCCGCCAGCAGCAGGGTGACCTGGTAGCCAATCAGGCGGTCACCGGGGTAGAGCAGCAGCCGTTTGGCCTTGAAAGCGTAGTCGTTGGGGGTGCGTCCGCACTTGGCGCAGGGCGTGAAATAGCTGTTCTGGGCGCTGAGCTGCCCCGGCACCCGCTCGACGGCCTCGCCGCGAATTTCCAGGTCGGCGTCACTGATGATCACGTCCTCGCCGCTCACCGCCTGGTTGCCGAGGTTGACCACCAGGTCCGAGCCGACCAGATGCTGCACCGCGCCCTTGTCATCCACCGCGTCGTAGCGGCCCGGCCCGATCAGGGTCAGGGTGCGGCGGCTGCGGTTAAACTCCACGCGGGTCGCCACCACCACGTCGTTGTCGATGCGCAGTTCCACCCGCTCGCCGCTGATGACGACGATCTCCTGGTCGTCGACCTTGTTGAGTTCGAGCCGGTCGGCCTGGATGATGCGGACAGTGCGGGCCTGAGCGCTTCCGAGGCACAGCGCCAGCAGTCCAGCGAGCAGCACGGCCCCGCCCAGGCGCTGGCGGCGCGGCTGGAAGAGCGCCGGAGCGCGGGAGACAGCAGCTGTGGTCCGGCTCACAACGTCAGGCGGGCCGCTGGACCGGGAATCAGCAGATCAGCAATGAGAGCAGGGAAAAGGTCAGGTTCCAGCAGCAGGTCGGGGGTCACTTCGGCAGTCAATTCAGTCCGCGCGGGCTGTCCGGGCGCACTGCCCTGCCGCGCCGCCACCGCCAGCGGCAGGGTGGGGCCGAGCTGCGGACGGGTATTGGCCTGGGCCTCGGTCAGCACGCTGATCTGCGCGCCGGGGTAGTAGAAGGCGAGCAGCGCCAGATCGCTCTTGCCGCTCTCGGCCAGGCCCCTGGCTCCCCACTGCGACAGCCCCACGCCATGCCCGGAGCCGCTGCCCGTCAGGGTGAGCAGCCCACCGTCCACGCTCAGCTTCACCCTGGACGACTTGGCCCCCAGCGAGCGCACGAAGCCGCCCGCGTCGGCCCCGGCGAGGGTCTGGGTACCGTTTTCGCCGCTGAAACTCAGCTGGATGACCCGCCCGGAGGTGCTGGCCTTGCTGACACTCACGCTGCTCAATGGACCGAGCTTGACGCCGTAGCGGGCTGCCACCTCTTCCACATCGCCCAGCGGGGCCGTGATGACCCAGGGTTTCTGGGCTGTGGGCGACGTCGGGTCCGGCTGGGCCTTCAGGTAAGGAATATCGCGGCCCCAGGCTTCCAGGCTGCTGGCGGTGTAGCCGCCCGAATCCGCCGAGAAGTAGGTGTCGGCCAGCTTGCCGCCGCTGCTGACCACCTCGGCGCGGGTCTCCAGGACGGCAGCGTCCGAGAGGGGATGCTCTTTGGCAACGCCCTCGTAGACCTGGCACTGGGTGGTGGCGCACAGGTCGTAGGGAGCCGCCGGGTTGATGCGCGCGGCAGCGTAGGTCCGGGCGATGATGGCCTGGGCGCGCACCGCCGCAGCGGCCCACAGGGGCGGCATCTCGGCGGGCACCACGCCGCGCAGGTAATCTTCCAGGTCAACG
This portion of the Deinococcus rubellus genome encodes:
- a CDS encoding SpoIID/LytB domain-containing protein, whose product is MRLLPALLSAFAALAAAPLCAAQNVRVLIASKATLSVNTAPTSAGPGSASAPTIWNIGVRGGKLTLGGQDTGNALLSLPANVGGTLEVAGHRYRGGLILRATPGGVQAINVVDLEDYLRGVVPAEMPPLWAAAAVRAQAIIARTYAAARINPAAPYDLCATTQCQVYEGVAKEHPLSDAAVLETRAEVVSSGGKLADTYFSADSGGYTASSLEAWGRDIPYLKAQPDPTSPTAQKPWVITAPLGDVEEVAARYGVKLGPLSSVSVSKASTSGRVIQLSFSGENGTQTLAGADAGGFVRSLGAKSSRVKLSVDGGLLTLTGSGSGHGVGLSQWGARGLAESGKSDLALLAFYYPGAQISVLTEAQANTRPQLGPTLPLAVAARQGSAPGQPARTELTAEVTPDLLLEPDLFPALIADLLIPGPAARLTL